In the Arenicella chitinivorans genome, GGCTAGGCCGCGATCGTTTCTGTATGGTTTACTAGGTCAGCAGCAATCGCGTCGAAGTCGCGTTCAAGATCGCTGACCGTCAGTACGCGGGTGTCACTGATTCCCATAAAGGCGAGATAGTGTCTTAACCACGGTGTGAGAAAGTCGATTTCGCTCCCAATGGGTGTGCCACCGGAGTTCACCACCACGATCGCTTGTTTGTTGCTCAACAAACCACGTGGCCCAGTCTCCGTGTATTCGAAGGTGACTTTGGCGCGCGCCGCCAGATCACACCAGGCCTTAAAGGCCGCTGGTGCGGAAAAATTGTAGATCGGGACACCGATGACGAGTAGGTCGGCTTGCAGTAATTCCTGGGTGATGGCATCGGACTCCCGAATTGCCTCAAGGTGCGCTGCACTGCGGTCGCTTTCTGGTGTGAAGTAGGCCTCGACCATTGATTCATTGAGTAATGGCAGTTCCGCGCCCGCGTTGCGGCGTGTTACTTTGACGCCATCACTGCCAGACAATGCATCGACGATGCGTTTGCTGAAATTACGGGTGGTCGAGCTGCTGCCGCGTGCGCTGGCGTCGATATGGAGAATGTGTTTCATGGTGTTGTTCCTGTCGGTTATGCGATGTCCCGGCATAGGTTTAGTTGCCTGGTACGTCGAGTATCAGCACTTCTGCATCTTCAGTCGCGGTTATGCTAATTTGCTTTTGGTGTGTGACCTGCGCACCATCACCTTGTTTTAGTTCAAACTCACCGAGTTCAATTTTGCCCTTAGAAACCAATAGGTAAGCCTGATGCTTGATGGTTTGCTTGATGGTCTGGTTTGCTTGCAGTGTGCCAGCGTAAACGTAAGCATCCTGGTGAATCTGTAACGGCGCAGTGCCGTTGCCATCCACCAATAAGCTCAGCCCCGAATCATAGGTTTTGGGGAATTCGTGACTGTCCCAGCGCGGTTGAACCCCATGTTTATTGGGTTCAATCCAGATTTGATAGAGCTGTGTGTCTTCACTCTCCAAGTTGTATTCAGAATGATAGATGCCGGTGCCAGCGCTCATGACTTGGACATCACCGGCGACGGTACGCCCTTCGTTACCTTGGTTGTCTCGGTGCGTGATCGCCCCTTGTCGAACATAGGTAATGATTTCCATATTCTGATGTGGATGCAGCCCGAAGCCCGTGCCTGCCTGGATGATGTCGTCATTGATCACGCG is a window encoding:
- a CDS encoding FMN-dependent NADH-azoreductase, with the protein product MKHILHIDASARGSSSTTRNFSKRIVDALSGSDGVKVTRRNAGAELPLLNESMVEAYFTPESDRSAAHLEAIRESDAITQELLQADLLVIGVPIYNFSAPAAFKAWCDLAARAKVTFEYTETGPRGLLSNKQAIVVVNSGGTPIGSEIDFLTPWLRHYLAFMGISDTRVLTVSDLERDFDAIAADLVNHTETIAA
- a CDS encoding pirin family protein, whose translation is MITPIPYETLGHADHGWLNARHHFSFASYYDPKRMGFGALRVINDDIIQAGTGFGLHPHQNMEIITYVRQGAITHRDNQGNEGRTVAGDVQVMSAGTGIYHSEYNLESEDTQLYQIWIEPNKHGVQPRWDSHEFPKTYDSGLSLLVDGNGTAPLQIHQDAYVYAGTLQANQTIKQTIKHQAYLLVSKGKIELGEFELKQGDGAQVTHQKQISITATEDAEVLILDVPGN